AAGGAGACCTTCGATAACTACATGAACTGCAAATTCTATCTCGAAGATCTCTTCAGGCGCAAGATCGATCTCGTCATGGACGGCGCGATAAAAAAACGGCTGAAACCCTGCATTCCCGGCGAGGTTGTCTATGCGTAAGGACGGTCCCAGTACCGCTGGCAACAAAAGTCAATCGCTACCCGAGAAATACTGCGTCGTCGAGACCTTTGAAATGAGAGTCACCGGTCACAACCCTGTGGCCACCGGACCGGGCAGTTGCAAGGATGATGGTATCGACAATCCCGCCTTTGAAACCTTCGCTCCTGAATTCCCCGGCAAGGATTGCAACAGGTTCCGTCACCGGAAGGACAAGGCTCCGTACGCCAATCTCAAAAACAACCTGGCGGATATTTTCCGGACTCTCCCCTTTCTGGTGAAGGAATTTAATCAGTTCGGTAAGAGTAATCGTTGACGTGAATAAATCAATACTCTCGTTCTCGATGTACTCATTCACGCGAGGATCTTCACCAAGATAGTACTCAACCCAGACCCAGGTATCAATGACGAATCCGATGGGAATCATCCTCCTCCCGGGTAAAATGACCGATGCCGGGTAATTTCCCGAACGAGGATGGCAGGTGCTTCCGCCGCTCCCGGATCAGGAACAGGATTGCCTGATCATACGTCTCGACACCGGCTTGTTCTTTGATTTTGTCAAGATAATCCTTGGCGTGAGGAGAAATCTGGATCGTTGTCTTCGGGGCTTTTCCCCTCCGATCGGGCAGCTCCTGATCCGGGGCCGGAAGAATTACCTGTGTCATGCTGTAGACTATAGCAGAAAACACAATAAAATTTTCCCTCATGAAAAACTCCCGGAGAATGCCGGGCCGATCGGGTGCAGGTGATCGAAGGCCGGATTATTTTCCGGCTGCGGCGGGGACTAATCCATCCCCCCATGGATAATTGCATTATCGAATAAAAAATTTGCATTCAAACCGGCTATTGAGAACTTCCGGAGAAACCGTTCCCCCACTACTTTGACCTGAAAAATGCTCTCCAACGGATTTAGAGAGGATTCGTAATTCTCCGGGATTTTTTATAATTTGTCAGCGGACAACGCGGCAAAACTCCCACCCTTTTTAATTCTTGAGATCTTTGCTATCTTTGCTCTCTTCACTACCCAGTTCCACGGTTTCTGCTATCTTTGTTATCTTCACGAAAGCCGGTGGAAAATTTCGGAGGATTTTTTTATCCATACTATTGTCCAGAATTTTCCCCGGGCGCCCGGCCATGAAGATGTAGGGTTATAACCCACCATAATCTCCAGAATATGTATGGTTGTAACCCATCACAAACCAACATTTATGTAGGGGTATGACCCTACACATCAGTGTGACAACGCTCTTTGAGCTGCTCGCTGCACAGAACCCGTGGTGGAGCGGCCAGCCATTCGATTCCGGCCGGGAGCGGCAGAAGTACCTTGCGGAGATCAAACGGTACCTGAAAACGGGCGAGATCATCGTGCTCAGCGGGGTACGGCGCTCGGGCAAGACCACGCTCCTCTACCAGGCAGTCCGGCTCCTCATCACGACCAACAAGGTGCCGGCCAAAAATATCCTCTTCATGAGCTGCGACGAACCGGCAATCGCTGGACGGAAGGGCGCTCTTGCGGAAGCGGTCGACACGTACCGCAGGGAGATCGCACCCAAAGGTACCATCTGGCTCATCTTCGATGAAGTCCAGGCCGTGGAGGACTGGGAGCGCGAGGTAAAATCGCTCTACGACCGGAAGCACGGCAGGATAATCCTCTCGGGCTCCAGCTCGTATCTCCTCGACCCGCAGGTCGGGACCCTCCTCTCGGGCCGGTATTTCACGATCCCGGTCTACCCGCTGGATTTTTGCGAATACCTCCGGTTCCATGCCATCATCCCGTCAAAAGACAAGGCAAAGCGTGCAGACCAGAAATACGAGATCACATCGAAACTCCGGCAGTACCTTCACGAGGGCGGGTTTCCCGTGGTCGTGCTCCAGCCGGACGAACGCACAAAGCAGGATTACCTCCGGGCATATTACGACAGCATCGTGTACCGGGATATCGTCCGGACAAACGTGGTCCGTAACCAGAAAGCGCTCGCAGGCCTCCTCCACTATCTCTTCACGAACATCGCGTCGCCGTACTCGTACCGCCGGTTAAAGGAGATGCTCGGGACCGACATCGAGACGGTCCGGGACTATATCCACTTCGCCAGCCTTGCAAAGATCCTCTTCGAGGTGCAGGCTTTTGCGTACTCGCTCCCGGCGCAGGCCCGGCAGAACAAGAAGATCTACTGCATCGACACCGGCCTCCGGAACGCAGTCTCGTTCCGGTTCTCGGAAGATGAAGGAAAACTTGCGGAGAATCTTGTCTTCCTGGAACTGATGCGCTCCGGAACAACGCCGTTTTACTGG
Above is a window of uncultured Methanoregula sp. DNA encoding:
- a CDS encoding PIN domain-containing protein, which produces MIPIGFVIDTWVWVEYYLGEDPRVNEYIENESIDLFTSTITLTELIKFLHQKGESPENIRQVVFEIGVRSLVLPVTEPVAILAGEFRSEGFKGGIVDTIILATARSGGHRVVTGDSHFKGLDDAVFLG
- a CDS encoding ATP-binding protein — translated: MTLHISVTTLFELLAAQNPWWSGQPFDSGRERQKYLAEIKRYLKTGEIIVLSGVRRSGKTTLLYQAVRLLITTNKVPAKNILFMSCDEPAIAGRKGALAEAVDTYRREIAPKGTIWLIFDEVQAVEDWEREVKSLYDRKHGRIILSGSSSYLLDPQVGTLLSGRYFTIPVYPLDFCEYLRFHAIIPSKDKAKRADQKYEITSKLRQYLHEGGFPVVVLQPDERTKQDYLRAYYDSIVYRDIVRTNVVRNQKALAGLLHYLFTNIASPYSYRRLKEMLGTDIETVRDYIHFASLAKILFEVQAFAYSLPAQARQNKKIYCIDTGLRNAVSFRFSEDEGKLAENLVFLELMRSGTTPFYWKGTREVDFVTSSADKTLTAINVCYSDEIPDREYEGLKEFAGEFGRKAGRLLILTKDYEAKNGEIACIPLWKWLLEGERG